Proteins co-encoded in one Micropterus dolomieu isolate WLL.071019.BEF.003 ecotype Adirondacks linkage group LG19, ASM2129224v1, whole genome shotgun sequence genomic window:
- the LOC123958143 gene encoding uncharacterized protein LOC123958143 codes for MKSVRSKPNPYEVKYVDHMFFQDFTKLRLCKSIRPEMKPGDPTVHDIRAIRYNINGMMYFKIQHSDTWTPFSKHQFRHTTSDTPAVTPLYTESQKIKEMKYKHLQDLKEVIPKDFHSFYDNLKH; via the exons ATGAAGAGCGTGCGGTCCAAGCCCAACCCATATGAAGTCAAATATGTGGACCATATGTTCTTCCAAGACTTCACCAAACTGAGGCTTTGCAAGTCTATCCGCCCAGAGATGAAGCCCGGTGACCCCACTGTCCATGATATCAGAGCCATCAG GTACAACATCAATGGGATGATGTACTTCAAGATCCAGCACTCAGATACCTGGACTCCATTCTCCAAGCACCAGTTCCGACACACCACCTCAGACACGCCTGCAGTCACACCACTGTACACGGAGAGCCAGAAAATCAAGGAGATGAAATACAAACACCTCCAAGACCTCAAGGAAGTCATACCGAAGGACTTCCACAGCTTCTATGACAATCTAAAACActag